One stretch of Variovorax sp. 54 DNA includes these proteins:
- the gspD gene encoding type II secretion system secretin GspD — protein MKKPLSSSGARPGLIALAVRLLIAASFVPVLPAAYAQTGDAPRRGEPITLNFAAADIEAVARTMAVVTGRDVVVDPRVKGTMNLVTDRPLAPAAAFNQFAAALRLQGFAVVEADGLYKVVPEADAKLQTSTVNTSISGASSAAGNQIVTQIFRLNYESANSLLPVLRPLIPPNNTINVNPGNNSLVITDYADNMRRLARIIASLDVPNASDIEVIQLKHSVASDMVPLVTRLVDGGGANAPGAAAPGGADASFRTTLMADPRSNSLILRAANPARAQLVRTLVEKLDRAPAETSNGAAGNIYVVYLKNADAVRLAATLRAAMAASQQQSQVPGAPGAAGSAGSSVPPASMPMTQAGFGGNNTQGGGSAAANAPLNNANQPSTGGQIQADPSTNSLIITAPEPQYRQMRAVIDKLDGRRAQVMIEALIVEVSAKKAANFGVQWQSALGNNAVIGTNSSLASANILALTQALATRDVANIRPSTGLNLGIAGKIGGQYILGAIANFFNSDGDANVLSTPNLLTLDNEEAKIVIGQNVPFVTGQYASTSGSVGINPFTTVERKDVGLTLRVRPTINENGTVKMTIFQETSTVDQNTVKDPNGPTTNKRSIESSVLVEDGGLVMLGGLLSDNYGNTVEKVPLAGDIPVLGNLFKNEVRTRDKSNLMMFLRPAVMRDGASTEAFAYDRYDEIRGMQQRTQPNTDNIMLRGVDSAPVLPEAPLVRINRINGNNDDSKKSGQTRMEGTQLIPPPRPATDNRRLAPSPLRGALPPTSDPTSSRESP, from the coding sequence ATGAAGAAGCCTCTGTCCTCGTCCGGCGCCCGCCCCGGCCTCATCGCGCTCGCGGTACGCCTGCTGATCGCGGCGTCGTTCGTGCCAGTGTTGCCGGCCGCCTACGCACAGACCGGCGACGCCCCGCGGCGCGGCGAACCGATCACGCTCAACTTTGCGGCCGCCGACATCGAGGCCGTGGCCCGCACCATGGCCGTGGTCACCGGGCGCGACGTGGTGGTCGATCCGCGCGTGAAGGGCACCATGAACCTCGTTACCGACCGCCCGCTGGCGCCGGCCGCCGCGTTCAACCAGTTTGCCGCCGCACTGCGCCTGCAGGGCTTCGCGGTGGTCGAGGCCGATGGCCTCTACAAGGTGGTGCCCGAGGCCGACGCCAAGCTGCAGACCAGCACCGTCAACACCTCCATCAGCGGCGCCAGCTCGGCCGCAGGCAACCAGATCGTCACGCAGATCTTTCGCCTGAACTACGAGTCGGCCAACAGCCTGCTGCCGGTGCTGCGCCCGCTGATTCCGCCGAACAACACCATCAACGTGAACCCGGGCAACAACTCGCTCGTGATCACCGACTACGCCGACAACATGCGCCGGCTGGCACGCATCATCGCGTCGCTCGACGTGCCCAATGCGTCCGACATCGAGGTCATCCAGCTCAAGCATTCGGTGGCCTCCGACATGGTGCCGCTGGTCACGCGGCTGGTCGACGGCGGCGGTGCGAACGCGCCGGGTGCCGCTGCGCCGGGCGGGGCCGACGCGTCGTTCCGCACCACGCTGATGGCCGACCCGCGCAGCAACTCGCTGATTCTTCGCGCCGCCAACCCGGCGCGCGCGCAGCTCGTGCGCACGCTGGTCGAGAAGCTCGACCGCGCACCGGCCGAAACCAGCAACGGCGCGGCCGGCAACATCTACGTGGTCTACCTGAAGAACGCCGACGCGGTGCGCCTCGCGGCCACGCTGCGCGCCGCCATGGCCGCGAGCCAGCAGCAGTCGCAGGTGCCGGGTGCGCCCGGGGCCGCGGGCAGCGCGGGTTCGTCGGTGCCGCCGGCCAGCATGCCGATGACGCAGGCCGGCTTCGGCGGCAACAACACCCAGGGCGGCGGTTCGGCCGCGGCCAACGCGCCGCTGAACAACGCCAACCAGCCGTCCACCGGCGGCCAGATCCAGGCCGACCCGAGCACCAACTCGCTCATCATCACCGCGCCCGAGCCGCAGTACCGCCAGATGCGCGCCGTGATCGACAAGCTCGACGGCCGCCGCGCGCAGGTGATGATCGAAGCGCTCATCGTCGAGGTCAGCGCCAAGAAGGCCGCCAACTTCGGCGTGCAGTGGCAGAGCGCGCTGGGCAACAACGCCGTCATCGGCACCAACTCCAGCCTGGCCAGCGCCAACATTCTGGCGCTGACGCAGGCGCTGGCCACGCGCGACGTGGCCAACATCCGGCCTTCCACCGGCCTGAACCTGGGCATCGCCGGCAAGATCGGCGGCCAGTACATCCTGGGCGCCATCGCCAACTTCTTCAACAGCGACGGCGACGCCAACGTGCTCTCTACGCCCAACCTGCTGACGCTGGACAATGAAGAAGCCAAGATCGTCATCGGCCAGAACGTGCCTTTCGTGACCGGCCAGTACGCCAGCACCTCGGGCTCTGTGGGCATCAACCCGTTCACCACGGTGGAGCGCAAGGACGTGGGCCTCACCTTGCGCGTGCGCCCGACCATCAACGAGAACGGCACCGTGAAGATGACGATCTTCCAGGAGACCTCCACGGTCGACCAGAACACCGTGAAAGACCCCAACGGCCCGACCACCAACAAGCGCTCCATCGAGTCGAGCGTGCTGGTCGAAGACGGTGGCCTCGTGATGCTCGGCGGCCTGCTGTCGGACAACTACGGCAACACCGTCGAGAAGGTGCCGCTGGCCGGCGACATTCCCGTGCTCGGCAACCTGTTCAAGAACGAGGTGCGCACGCGCGACAAGAGCAACCTCATGATGTTCCTGCGCCCCGCCGTGATGCGCGACGGTGCCTCCACCGAAGCCTTCGCCTACGACCGCTACGACGAGATCCGCGGCATGCAGCAGCGTACGCAGCCCAACACCGACAACATCATGCTGCGCGGTGTCGACTCGGCGCCCGTGCTGCCCGAGGCGCCGCTGGTGCGCATCAACCGCATCAACGGCAACAACGACGACAGCAAGAAGAGCGGCCAGACCCGCATGGAAGGCACGCAGCTCATCCCGCCGCCGCGCCCCGCCACCGACAACCGCCGGCTCGCGCCCAGCCCGCTGCGCGGCGCACTGCCGCCCACCTCCGACCCGACCAGCTCGCGCGAGTCGCCCTGA
- the gspN gene encoding type II secretion system protein N, with the protein MARRSPVPDLQPRRGSWRWAVLGAVTGMLVAVVLFAPARWLASALSGWTQGRLLLVNPRGTVWNGTAAVVFASGAGGAQAVSLPGLLNWRMWPNWRGLSARLDLSCCAAQPLGLQASPRADGLQLTWQDARSRWPATLLTGLGAPWNTLKLEGALDLNTRAFAMQWDGPALRIEGQATLDATDVSSALSTLRPMGSYRLSLEGGTRPTLLLSTREGSLELNGSGSWSGTALRFNGEASAAPGREDALSNLLNIIGRRDGARSIITLG; encoded by the coding sequence ATGGCGAGACGCTCTCCGGTCCCCGACCTCCAGCCGCGCCGCGGCAGCTGGCGCTGGGCCGTGCTCGGCGCCGTCACCGGCATGCTGGTCGCGGTCGTGCTGTTCGCACCGGCACGCTGGCTGGCCTCGGCGCTCTCGGGCTGGACGCAAGGCCGCCTGCTGCTGGTCAACCCGCGCGGCACGGTCTGGAACGGCACCGCCGCCGTCGTATTCGCCAGCGGCGCCGGCGGCGCACAGGCCGTCTCGCTGCCCGGCCTGCTGAACTGGCGCATGTGGCCGAACTGGCGCGGCCTCTCGGCGCGCCTCGATCTGTCCTGCTGCGCGGCGCAGCCGCTGGGCCTGCAAGCCAGCCCGCGCGCCGACGGCCTGCAGCTCACATGGCAGGACGCCCGTTCGCGCTGGCCCGCCACGCTGCTCACCGGCCTGGGCGCGCCCTGGAACACCCTCAAGCTCGAAGGCGCGCTCGACCTCAATACGCGCGCCTTCGCCATGCAGTGGGACGGCCCCGCCTTGCGCATCGAAGGCCAGGCCACGCTCGACGCCACCGATGTGTCATCCGCCCTGTCGACCCTGCGGCCGATGGGCAGCTACCGGCTCTCGCTCGAAGGCGGCACGCGGCCCACGCTGCTGCTGAGCACGCGCGAAGGCAGCCTCGAACTGAACGGCAGCGGCAGCTGGAGCGGCACCGCGTTGCGCTTCAACGGCGAAGCCAGCGCGGCACCGGGCCGCGAAGACGCACTTTCCAATTTGTTGAACATCATCGGGCGGCGCGACGGTGCGCGCTCGATCATCACCCTGGGTTGA
- the gspM gene encoding type II secretion system protein GspM, producing MNFSEQLKARWAVLGMRERRLVIGAVALVALALLWWIALAPALRTLAAAPAEHARLDAQLQQMATLQNRAKALQSQPRLARDDALRALESSVRDGLGVTNAQLMTAGGDGGATVTLRGAPAQSLAQWLTQARGNAHAVPREVHLTRAPVAPPPPGAKPAPATPDQPPQPRWDGTLVMALPAPR from the coding sequence ATGAACTTCAGCGAACAACTCAAGGCCCGCTGGGCCGTCCTCGGGATGCGCGAGCGCCGCCTCGTCATCGGCGCTGTCGCGCTGGTGGCACTGGCCTTGCTCTGGTGGATTGCGCTCGCCCCCGCGCTGCGCACGCTGGCCGCGGCACCGGCCGAACACGCACGGCTCGACGCCCAGCTCCAGCAGATGGCCACCTTGCAGAACCGCGCGAAGGCGCTGCAGTCGCAACCGCGCCTGGCGCGCGACGACGCACTGCGCGCACTCGAAAGCTCGGTGCGCGACGGCCTCGGCGTCACGAACGCCCAGCTCATGACGGCCGGCGGCGACGGCGGCGCCACCGTCACGCTGCGCGGTGCGCCGGCCCAAAGCCTGGCGCAATGGCTCACACAGGCGCGCGGCAATGCCCACGCCGTGCCGCGCGAAGTGCACCTCACGCGCGCGCCCGTCGCACCGCCGCCGCCGGGCGCCAAGCCTGCGCCGGCCACGCCCGACCAACCTCCGCAACCCCGCTGGGACGGCACGCTCGTGATGGCGCTGCCCGCCCCGCGCTGA
- the gspL gene encoding type II secretion system protein GspL, producing MTPLLLIAPLPPADAAGEYDWAQTGEDGIALRDQGRALLALLPSGPEVTLGIPSAALSWHRVTLPKGSMGSTSKLRAVLDGLLEEHLLDEPETLHFALAPDAKAGEPVWVAACNRIWLRSVVQGLEAAGRRVVRIVPEFTPQPADAPPLLQITGEAEAPQLTVCDGDGVVSLPLAGAGLALSNSLPLDTAVISTEPAVAEAAEHLLERRVPIVQAPQRWLHATRTPWELAQFDLAVTGRARAGKKFASVLQTLRFAPEWRAARWGIVVLLLTQLIGLNAWAWKERNALESKRQATRAILTQTFPSVKIVVDAPLQMGREVAALQQAVGDVAPSDFEPMVGAIAAALPPGRSPSAIDFSAGQLRLRGLGLQPQEVTQITSVLSPRGYQVRTEGDLLLVQAEANR from the coding sequence ATGACCCCGCTGCTGCTCATTGCTCCCCTCCCTCCGGCCGATGCCGCGGGTGAGTACGACTGGGCCCAGACCGGTGAGGACGGCATCGCCCTGCGCGACCAGGGCCGTGCGCTGCTGGCACTGCTGCCGTCGGGCCCCGAGGTCACGCTCGGCATTCCGTCCGCAGCGCTTTCGTGGCACCGCGTCACCTTGCCCAAGGGCAGCATGGGCAGCACCTCGAAGCTGCGCGCCGTGCTCGACGGCCTGCTCGAAGAGCACCTGCTCGACGAACCGGAAACCCTGCACTTCGCGCTCGCCCCCGACGCCAAGGCCGGCGAGCCGGTGTGGGTCGCGGCCTGCAACCGCATCTGGCTGCGCAGCGTCGTGCAAGGGCTCGAAGCGGCCGGCCGGCGCGTCGTGCGCATCGTTCCCGAATTCACGCCGCAGCCGGCCGATGCGCCGCCGCTGCTGCAGATCACCGGCGAGGCCGAGGCGCCGCAGCTCACGGTCTGCGACGGCGACGGCGTGGTCTCGCTGCCGCTGGCCGGTGCGGGCCTGGCCCTGTCGAACAGCCTGCCGCTCGACACCGCCGTGATCAGCACCGAACCCGCCGTCGCCGAAGCGGCCGAGCATCTGCTGGAGCGCCGTGTGCCGATCGTGCAGGCGCCGCAGCGCTGGCTGCATGCCACGCGCACGCCCTGGGAGCTCGCGCAGTTCGACCTCGCCGTGACGGGCCGCGCGCGCGCCGGCAAGAAGTTCGCGTCGGTGTTGCAGACGCTGCGCTTCGCGCCCGAATGGCGCGCCGCGCGCTGGGGCATCGTGGTGCTGCTGCTGACCCAACTCATCGGCCTGAACGCCTGGGCCTGGAAGGAGCGCAACGCGCTCGAGTCCAAGCGCCAGGCCACGCGCGCCATCCTGACGCAGACCTTCCCCTCGGTGAAGATCGTGGTCGACGCGCCGCTGCAGATGGGCCGCGAGGTCGCCGCGCTGCAACAGGCCGTGGGCGACGTGGCACCGAGCGATTTCGAACCCATGGTCGGCGCCATCGCTGCCGCCCTGCCGCCCGGCCGCTCCCCGAGCGCGATCGATTTCAGCGCCGGCCAGCTGCGCCTGCGCGGCCTCGGGCTGCAGCCGCAGGAGGTCACGCAGATCACCAGCGTGCTGTCGCCGCGCGGCTACCAGGTGCGCACCGAGGGCGATCTGCTGCTGGTGCAGGCCGAGGCCAACCGATGA
- the gspK gene encoding type II secretion system minor pseudopilin GspK yields the protein MTAPRSHRTASARRQSGAALLAAMLTVMLVATFSAAALWQQWRSAEVEGAERARVQAAWVLIGALDWSRLILGEDGRAGGPDHLGEPWAVPLEEARLTSFLSAEKNVASDNLEGLPDAFLSGRIVDAQSKLNVLSLVDAGKPVPASVATFTRLFNLLGLPAGELGQMTTRLASALHTGSTDAASGGSGGGSSDASADTGAAPLMPQEVAQLVWLGLSPATAAALEPYVTILPERTTLNLNTASAEAISASVESLGIASARQLVERRTRSFFKNIEEANAGLPSGGSRFNAAQHGVGTQYFEVYGRLRLDRTWVEEHSLLFRKGLAVTTVWRTRGAGATTPPAKP from the coding sequence ATGACCGCACCACGCAGCCATCGCACGGCAAGCGCACGCCGCCAGTCCGGCGCCGCGCTGCTCGCCGCCATGCTGACCGTGATGCTGGTCGCCACCTTTTCCGCCGCCGCGCTCTGGCAGCAGTGGCGCTCCGCCGAAGTCGAAGGCGCCGAGCGCGCGCGCGTGCAGGCGGCCTGGGTGCTGATCGGCGCGCTCGACTGGTCGCGCCTGATCCTCGGCGAAGACGGCCGCGCCGGCGGCCCCGACCACCTCGGCGAGCCGTGGGCCGTGCCGCTCGAAGAAGCCCGCCTCACGAGCTTTCTTTCGGCCGAAAAGAACGTGGCGAGCGACAACCTCGAAGGCCTGCCCGACGCGTTCCTGTCAGGCCGCATCGTCGACGCGCAGTCCAAGCTCAACGTGCTGTCGCTGGTGGACGCCGGCAAGCCGGTGCCCGCGAGCGTGGCCACCTTCACGCGGCTCTTCAACCTGCTCGGCCTGCCGGCCGGCGAGCTCGGCCAGATGACCACGCGGCTCGCGAGCGCGCTGCACACCGGCAGCACCGACGCTGCCTCAGGCGGTAGTGGCGGTGGCAGCAGCGATGCCAGCGCCGACACAGGCGCCGCCCCGCTGATGCCGCAGGAAGTCGCGCAACTGGTGTGGCTCGGCCTCTCGCCCGCCACCGCCGCCGCGCTCGAGCCCTACGTGACGATCCTGCCGGAGCGCACCACGCTCAACCTCAACACGGCCAGCGCCGAGGCCATCAGCGCGAGCGTCGAATCGCTGGGCATCGCTAGCGCGCGCCAGCTGGTGGAGCGGCGCACCCGATCCTTCTTCAAGAACATCGAGGAAGCCAACGCCGGCCTGCCCAGCGGCGGCTCGCGTTTCAACGCGGCCCAGCACGGCGTGGGCACGCAGTATTTCGAGGTGTACGGCCGGCTGCGGCTCGATCGCACCTGGGTCGAAGAACATTCGCTGCTCTTTCGCAAGGGCCTGGCGGTGACCACTGTCTGGCGCACCCGTGGCGCGGGCGCGACCACGCCTCCGGCAAAACCCTGA
- a CDS encoding PulJ/GspJ family protein, which produces MVHIRKPSRARGFTLIELLVAIAVMALLALVSWRGLDSMSRATTQNQLRADAVLTLQATLAQWSADLDAITLLAQTRPIDWDGRVLRMTRRGSDTSTPTVQVVAWTLRPGADGTRWRRWQSAPFSTRGEWVQAWNLAAAWAQDGAAPTGGATDVALMPVNSWQLAYFRNNAWVPAEPLPVAAANPSNPAGALIAMPDGVRLVLTLPPGDGLSGTLTRDWVRPTLGGPRS; this is translated from the coding sequence ATGGTGCACATCCGCAAGCCCTCGCGCGCGCGCGGCTTCACGCTGATCGAGCTGCTGGTCGCCATCGCCGTGATGGCGCTGCTCGCACTCGTGAGCTGGCGCGGCCTGGACAGCATGTCGCGCGCCACCACGCAGAACCAGCTGCGCGCCGACGCGGTGCTCACGCTGCAGGCCACGCTCGCGCAATGGAGCGCCGACCTCGACGCCATCACCCTGCTCGCGCAGACCCGCCCGATCGACTGGGACGGCCGCGTGCTGCGCATGACGCGCCGCGGCAGCGACACCAGCACGCCGACCGTGCAGGTCGTCGCCTGGACGCTGCGCCCCGGCGCCGACGGCACGCGCTGGCGGCGCTGGCAGTCGGCGCCTTTCTCGACGCGTGGCGAATGGGTGCAGGCCTGGAACCTCGCGGCTGCCTGGGCACAGGACGGCGCCGCGCCCACCGGCGGCGCTACCGATGTCGCGCTGATGCCGGTCAACAGCTGGCAACTCGCGTACTTCCGCAACAACGCCTGGGTGCCGGCGGAGCCGTTGCCCGTCGCGGCAGCGAACCCGTCCAACCCGGCCGGTGCGCTCATCGCCATGCCCGACGGCGTGCGGCTGGTGCTGACACTGCCGCCCGGCGACGGGCTCTCGGGCACGCTCACGCGCGACTGGGTCCGGCCGACGCTGGGAGGGCCGCGCTCATGA
- the gspI gene encoding type II secretion system minor pseudopilin GspI: MRPRLRRTARHRGFTLIEVLIALGIVALALAAGSQATMSLTRNAQRQSDLVLAGLCAENELAKARLSRQMPAIGDSGSICLQAGLTFLVTTTTVPTLNPNFRRVDVQVRDEGSAPLLRVSTVVGRV; this comes from the coding sequence ATGAGACCACGGCTGCGGCGCACCGCACGCCACCGCGGCTTCACGCTGATCGAGGTGCTGATCGCGCTGGGCATCGTCGCGCTCGCGCTTGCGGCCGGCTCGCAGGCCACGATGTCGCTCACGCGCAATGCGCAGCGCCAGTCCGACCTCGTGCTGGCCGGCCTGTGCGCCGAAAACGAACTCGCCAAGGCGCGCCTGTCGCGGCAGATGCCGGCCATCGGCGACTCGGGCTCGATCTGCCTGCAGGCCGGCCTCACCTTCCTCGTGACGACCACGACCGTGCCCACGCTCAACCCGAACTTCCGGCGCGTCGACGTGCAGGTGCGCGACGAAGGCAGCGCGCCGCTGCTGCGCGTCTCGACCGTGGTGGGGCGCGTCTGA
- a CDS encoding prepilin-type N-terminal cleavage/methylation domain-containing protein gives MPTSAAGSKRIALGRVVLPTPRAVRGFTLLELIVVIAIIAIATAGVSFAMRDSNAAALDREADRLAALLESARAQSRASGVMVRWRLVEGGGFVFDGLPADALPTGWTHAGITAQPLLGGGTPVTALQLGPDPIIPAQQVMLHSEGPPARMLRVATDGLRPFTVFAVP, from the coding sequence ATGCCGACATCGGCAGCTGGCAGTAAGCGCATCGCCCTCGGCCGCGTGGTGCTGCCAACGCCTCGCGCGGTGCGCGGCTTCACATTGCTGGAGCTGATCGTGGTGATCGCGATCATCGCCATCGCGACCGCCGGCGTCAGCTTCGCGATGCGCGACAGCAACGCCGCCGCGCTCGACCGCGAGGCCGACCGCCTCGCCGCCCTGCTCGAATCGGCCCGCGCCCAGTCGCGCGCCAGCGGCGTCATGGTGCGCTGGCGCCTCGTCGAAGGCGGCGGCTTCGTCTTCGACGGCCTGCCGGCCGACGCCCTGCCCACCGGCTGGACCCACGCCGGCATCACGGCCCAGCCCCTGCTGGGCGGCGGCACGCCGGTGACGGCGCTGCAGCTCGGGCCCGACCCCATCATTCCGGCGCAGCAGGTCATGCTGCACAGCGAAGGCCCGCCCGCGCGCATGCTGCGCGTCGCGACCGACGGGCTGCGGCCCTTCACCGTGTTCGCCGTGCCATGA
- the gspG gene encoding type II secretion system major pseudopilin GspG yields MNKLLRSVSRTAQRGFTLIELMVVLVIIGVLAALIVPNVIERADDARVTAARTDINNLMQALKLYRLDNQRYPTAEQGLQSLLTRPTAGPAAPNWKPYVEKLPNDPWGHPYQYMNPGIKGEIDVLSFGADGQSGGEGKNADIGSWQ; encoded by the coding sequence ATGAACAAACTCCTTCGTTCCGTCTCCCGCACCGCACAACGCGGCTTCACGCTGATCGAACTCATGGTGGTGCTTGTCATCATCGGCGTGCTCGCGGCCCTGATCGTGCCGAACGTGATCGAGCGCGCCGACGACGCCCGCGTCACCGCCGCCCGCACCGACATCAACAACCTGATGCAGGCGCTCAAGCTCTACCGCCTCGACAACCAGCGCTACCCGACCGCCGAGCAGGGCCTGCAGTCGCTGCTGACCCGCCCCACCGCGGGCCCGGCCGCGCCCAACTGGAAGCCCTACGTCGAGAAGCTGCCCAACGATCCCTGGGGCCATCCGTACCAGTACATGAACCCGGGCATCAAGGGCGAAATCGACGTGCTCTCCTTCGGCGCCGACGGACAAAGCGGCGGCGAGGGCAAGAATGCCGACATCGGCAGCTGGCAGTAA
- a CDS encoding type II secretion system protein N: protein MTSPYSAARWHAPLATTGLWALAAGAAVFWALRLASPADAVAAAATMPRAPVAADAEAVARLLGVVTVTSNAPVAPEAASRFALSGVVADPSNQGAALISIDGKPPRPFRVGSKVGESYVLQSVGVRAATLGAQRDGPAAFTLQLPVRAPLSMGLPTPPAGLPTMQSPAPAGLLPATMPAVVMPPQQQQQLQPAATAGAAMEPPPQAQTPAQ, encoded by the coding sequence ATGACAAGTCCTTACTCCGCAGCCCGCTGGCATGCCCCACTTGCAACGACGGGGCTTTGGGCGTTGGCCGCAGGCGCCGCGGTGTTCTGGGCGCTGAGGCTGGCGTCACCGGCCGATGCCGTGGCAGCAGCGGCCACGATGCCACGCGCGCCGGTCGCGGCCGATGCCGAGGCGGTGGCCCGGTTGCTGGGCGTGGTCACGGTGACGTCGAACGCTCCCGTGGCGCCGGAGGCCGCGAGCCGCTTCGCGCTGTCGGGCGTGGTGGCGGACCCGTCGAACCAGGGCGCGGCGCTGATCTCGATCGACGGCAAGCCGCCGCGGCCGTTCCGCGTGGGCTCGAAGGTCGGTGAGAGCTATGTGCTGCAGTCGGTGGGCGTGCGCGCGGCGACGCTCGGTGCCCAGCGCGACGGGCCGGCGGCGTTCACGCTGCAACTGCCGGTGCGTGCGCCGCTGAGCATGGGACTTCCGACGCCACCTGCCGGTCTGCCCACGATGCAGTCACCTGCGCCGGCCGGGCTGTTGCCGGCCACGATGCCGGCGGTGGTGATGCCGCCGCAGCAGCAGCAGCAATTGCAACCTGCCGCCACGGCGGGCGCTGCGATGGAGCCGCCGCCGCAGGCGCAGACCCCTGCGCAGTAA
- the ilvA gene encoding threonine ammonia-lyase, biosynthetic produces MRNAPVTAALTPADYLRKILNARVYDVAVESALEKARALSERLGNTVLLKREDQQPVFSFKLRGAYNKMAHLSKAQLASGVICASAGNHAQGVALGARKLGARAVVVMPVTTPQLKIDAVRGFGGEIVLHGDSYSDAYLHALELQAQQNLTFVHPFDDPDVIAGQGTIAMEILRQHQGPLDAVFVAIGGGGLISGVANYIKAVRPEIKVIGVQMNDSDAMMQSVAAHQRVNLPDVGLFSDGTAVKLVGEETFRIAQNLVDSYISVDTDAVCAAIKDVFVDTRSIVEPAGALAVAAIKQYAAEHGRKGETYAAILCGANMNFDRLRFVAERAEVGEEREALFAVTIPEERGSFRRFCELISELPAGGAPRNVTEFNYRISDAAKAHVFVGLTTSARGESATIAKVFIAHGFDALDLTHDELAKEHLRHLVGGRTGLAHDERLLRFVFPERPGALLKFLSLMRPNWNISLFHYRNQGADYGRILVGLQVPAEESAAFDSFLETLGYPCVEETANPAYRLFLQA; encoded by the coding sequence TTGCGCAATGCACCCGTTACCGCGGCTTTAACGCCCGCCGACTATCTCAGAAAAATCCTCAATGCGCGGGTCTACGACGTGGCCGTCGAGTCCGCTCTGGAGAAGGCGCGCGCGCTCAGCGAGCGACTAGGCAATACCGTATTGCTCAAGCGCGAGGATCAGCAACCCGTCTTCAGTTTCAAACTGCGCGGTGCCTATAACAAGATGGCGCACCTCAGCAAAGCGCAATTGGCGAGCGGTGTGATTTGCGCGTCGGCCGGCAATCACGCGCAAGGCGTTGCGCTCGGCGCGCGCAAGCTCGGCGCGCGCGCGGTGGTCGTGATGCCCGTGACCACACCGCAATTGAAGATCGATGCGGTGCGCGGTTTCGGCGGCGAGATCGTGTTGCACGGCGACAGCTATTCCGATGCCTACCTGCACGCGCTCGAATTGCAGGCACAACAGAACCTGACCTTCGTTCATCCGTTCGACGATCCCGACGTCATCGCAGGCCAGGGCACCATCGCGATGGAAATCCTGCGCCAGCACCAGGGCCCGCTCGATGCGGTGTTCGTGGCGATCGGCGGCGGCGGCCTCATCTCCGGCGTGGCCAACTACATCAAGGCCGTGCGGCCTGAGATCAAGGTGATCGGCGTTCAGATGAACGACTCCGACGCGATGATGCAATCGGTCGCCGCGCACCAGCGCGTGAACCTCCCTGACGTCGGCCTGTTCTCCGATGGCACGGCCGTCAAGCTCGTCGGCGAGGAAACCTTCCGCATCGCGCAGAACCTGGTCGACAGCTACATCTCGGTCGACACCGATGCCGTGTGCGCGGCCATCAAGGATGTGTTCGTCGACACGCGCAGCATCGTCGAGCCGGCCGGCGCGCTGGCCGTGGCGGCCATCAAGCAGTACGCCGCCGAGCACGGCCGCAAGGGCGAGACCTACGCGGCGATCCTGTGCGGCGCGAACATGAACTTCGACCGGCTGCGCTTCGTGGCCGAACGGGCCGAGGTCGGCGAGGAGCGCGAAGCGCTGTTCGCTGTGACCATCCCCGAAGAGCGCGGCAGCTTCCGTCGCTTTTGCGAACTCATCAGCGAGCTGCCTGCCGGCGGTGCGCCGCGCAACGTGACCGAGTTCAACTACCGCATCAGCGACGCGGCCAAGGCCCACGTGTTCGTCGGTCTCACGACCTCGGCGCGCGGCGAGTCGGCCACCATCGCGAAGGTCTTCATCGCGCACGGATTCGACGCGCTCGACCTCACGCACGATGAACTTGCCAAGGAGCATCTGCGCCATCTGGTGGGCGGCCGCACGGGGCTGGCGCACGACGAGCGCCTGCTGCGCTTCGTGTTCCCCGAGCGTCCCGGTGCGCTGCTCAAGTTCCTGAGCCTGATGCGGCCGAACTGGAACATCAGCCTGTTCCACTACCGCAACCAGGGTGCCGACTACGGGCGCATCCTCGTGGGCCTGCAGGTGCCGGCCGAAGAGTCGGCGGCCTTCGACAGCTTCCTCGAAACGCTGGGCTACCCCTGCGTCGAGGAAACGGCCAACCCGGCCTACCGCCTGTTCCTACAGGCCTGA